A single region of the Ptychodera flava strain L36383 chromosome 9, AS_Pfla_20210202, whole genome shotgun sequence genome encodes:
- the LOC139139798 gene encoding galactosylceramide sulfotransferase-like: MAKKTYLCSMVILISVFVVSWLIFGAQRYSNEVKLSGSLEQTGRPKKLWTFTEDDREQTVQRRNDQVWKKTAAIMETCEPTKKVVFIKTHKTASTTIASIIERFGYTRNLSFVVPPNRKVADHILSSDSRFTRAMLKNSPLPFNGGKYYDMLTNHVRYNRPEMDEVIPNATYVTILRHPVNHFESAFSYFGWDLSMVNKENPIEIFMENPQTYLDKKVYFWYQSHNGQLFDLGMDTADTNDDKRVDAYIQKLNSEMDVVLVADYFDQSLLVLKRQLCWTMDDILYIPNGVRSETKRRNVTDNIRQKIVAWNKSDFKLYQHFNRTLWQKIDQYGTTFEQDLQEFRRKQQKAMNECIDHTTFVKGDPREARYKLKANASDLCQNLWRGDVTFTALLRDRQIEDRVIHPPNNQ, encoded by the exons ATGGCAAAGAAAACATACTTATGTTCCATGGTCATTTTGATCAGTGTCTTTGTAGTGTCATGGTTGATATTTGGGGCACAGAGATACTCCAATGAAGTTAAATTGAGTGGCTCTTTGGAACAGACTGGTCGTCCAAAAAAGCTTTG GACATTCACTGAAGACGACAGAGAACAAACAGTACAACGTAGAAATGATCAAGTTTGGAAGAAGACAGCAGCGATAATGGAAACATGTGAACCTACGAAAAAAGTAGTGTTTATAAAAACCCATAAAACAGCGAGTACTACCATAGCATCAATCATCGAACGATTTGGGTATACAAGAAATCTGTCATTTGTGGTACCACCTAATAGAAAGGTAGCAGATCATATCCTCTCCAGTGACAGCAGATTTACACGAGCAATGCTGAAGAATAGTCCGTTACCGTTTAATGGCGGGAAATATTATGATATGCTGACCAATCATGTGCGATATAATCGCCCTGAAATGGACGAGGTCATACCGAATGCCACATACGTCACAATTTTACGTCATCCGGTGAATCATTTTGAGTCTGCCTTTTCATATTTCGGTTGGGACTTGTCGATGGTAAATAAAGAGAATCCAATAGAAATATTCATGGAAAATCCTCAAACATACCTGGACAAGAAGGTGTACTTTTGGTACCAAAGTCATAATGGTCAACTTTTTGACCTCGGCATGGACACAGCTGACACTAACGACGATAAGAGAGTTGATGCttatattcaaaaattgaattcagagaTGGATGTGGTTCTTGTTGCTGATTATTTTGACCAATCATTGTTGGTGTTGAAAAGACAACTTTGTTGGACAATGGATGATATTCTGTACATTCCAAATGGCGTCAGAAGCGAAACGAAACGCAGAAACGTTACGGATAATATTCGACAAAAGATTGTTGCGTGGAACAAATCGGATTTCAAGTTATACCAACATTTTAACAGAACACTTTGGCAGAAAATTGATCAATACGGAACGACATTCGAGCAAGATTTACAAGAATTTAGACGAAAGCAACAGAAGGCGATGAACGAGTGCATCGACCACACTACATTTGTCAAAGGCGATCCACGAGAAGCAAGATACAAGCTGAAGGCAAATGCTTCAGATTTGTGTCAAAATCTTTGGCGaggtgacgtcactttcacagCCTTGTTGCGCGATAGACAGATTGAAGACAGAGTAATTCATCCTCCAAACAACCAGTAA